From Pseudomonas arsenicoxydans:
TGCCGAGTACCGGCGTCGCTATCCGAACATCAGCATTCAGTTGCTTGAGGGCGGCAGCCTGAACATCGAACAGGCGGTACTGAGCGGTGAGCTGGAGCTCGGCGGCAGTCTTTTGCCCAAGGATCCGCAGTTTGCCTTTCAACCCTTCTGCGATGAACCGCTGGACGCATTGCTACCGGCCGATCATCCGCTAGCGACAAAGACCGTGATCGGATTGGAGGAATTGGCCGACACCCCGTTTCTGCTGTATCAGCGCAGCTTCGTGCTCAACGACCGATTGCTCCAGGCCTGCCATCAACTGGGATTTACCCCCAAGGAAGGCGGGCGCAGCGGTCAGGCGGATTTTTTGGCGGCATTGGTGGCCGCAGGTCAAGGCGTGGTGTTGTTGCCCAGCGTGGTGGCGCGCGGGCTGGTGCGGCCAGGCGTGGTGCGCCTGACCTTGAAGGCCCCGAGCTATTTGCGCTGGGACATCGCCTTTATCTGGCGTGAGGGTGCGTACTTGTCCAAAGCCGCGCAAGCCTGGCTCGCCCTGTTGCGCGAGCGGCCAGTCAGCTCCGCAGCGCGCTGACGAACTCAGCCAGCCAAGGTTCGGCGTCGGTTTCCGGGGTGACGCTTTCACTGGCGTCCAGACGCAGCATGGGCAGCACTTCGCGCACGCCAAGTTCACTGAACAATTCACGCATCTGCTCGCCGCCACCGCAGAAGGTATCGCCATAACTCGCATCGCCCAGGCCGATGACTGCGCCGGGCAAACCGCGCCAGGCGGCAGGCAACTGGTCACGGATCGTTGAATACAAGGGTTGCAGGTTGTCCGGCAACTCGCCCATGCCGGTGGTTGAGGTCACCGCCAAAAACGCTTGCGGGCCGAAAGCCTGGACTTCGGCGATCGTCGCGCGCGGGTTGTGCCAGGTCTCAAAACCCGCGGCATTCAAAATAGCCGCGGCGTGGCGGGCAACTTCTTCAGCCGTGCCGTACACCGAGCCGGAAATGATGGCAACTTTCATCAATCGATCCTGAAGCAGAGTAAAAACACAGATATTAACAGCACAGGCTCGTTTGATCTTTTAGAATGCAAATCCATATCAATACGGAAAGGATTCTCCGATGATCAACGCTCAACTGCTGCAAATGGTGATCAACGCTTCCAATGACGGCATCGTGATTGCCGAAAAAGAGGGCGACCAGGACACCATCCTGATTTACGTGAATCCTGCATTCGAACGCCTCACGGGTTACACGAGCGAAGAAATCCTCTACCAGGATTGCCGCTTTCTGCAGTCAGGTGACCGGGATCAAGACGCCTTGGCGACGATTCGCGAGGCAGTGAGCAGCGGCGGATCCTGCCGGGAGATTCTGAGGAACTACCGCAAGGACGGCACGCCGTTCTGGAACGAACTGTCCCTTTCTACAATGAAAAATCCGAGCGACGGACAGACTTACTTTGTCGGCGTACAGAAAGATGTCACCGTTCAGGTCAAGGCACAGCAGCGAGTTACGCAATTGGAAGCGCAAGTGGCGCAGTTGCAGGCCGAACTAGCCGCGTTAAAAAGCGACGAACGGTAAAAACAAAACGGCGAATTAAGTGTCATTAACTACAATCACCGATGAATTTGTATCTTTTTCTTTCGAGCAAGCCATGCATCGCGACGCACTCCTGACCCAGGATGAGCTGGATTTTATCCAGACCATGCAACACAACCCGCAGCTCAATGTGCGGGATGCGACGTCGAGCCTGCTCGTTAACGGTGGTTCGCAAATCCGTGATTTGCTCACGCGCCTCGCGGCACATGAGCAGGTCACCATCCAGGCCAACTTCGAAAACCAGCAAATGACCTTTCCGCTGCACCTGGTGGAAGACGAGTTTCATGCGCTGCATTTACGCCTGGGGGTGCCGAGTATTTACGAAGACGGGCCGATGATCCGTCCGTGGCGCCTGACGCTCGAAGAGCCGGTTGCGCTTGAGAATGCCAAGGGCCAACCCGGTACGATGTGGGTGCACGAAATATCGTTCAAAGGGGTGTTGCTGGAGGTCCGTAACAAGACCAAACCGCCCAAGCACTTTGCGTTGTGGTTCAGCCCTTCAGGCTATGAACGCATTGCGTTGCGCGGCACCTTCGAGCGTGAAACAGAACAAGGGTTTTACGCCTACGAACTAAGCCAGACCGACAAGGACGAGACCGAGCGCCTGCGCCAGTACATCCTTCAACAGCATCGTCTGACACACCCTGCGCTGCACATCTGAAACTCAGGTATCCAGGTTTCCTGCCAGGAACTGTTTCATGCGCTGGCGCATCACCGTCCCCTCATTACCCAGACATCCGATCGACGATCCGGCCAGGCTTTCCTGTGCCAGGTCCGACGCGTCGCCAGCCAGCAATAGCTGACAGTCCAGACTCATAGCCAGCCGATTCAAACGTCGAGGCAACTCGGCTGCCGGCGCATGATTGGACACCAGCACCAGTGCCTTGGGCTTGATCCGCTGGCAAACCAGGGCCAACTCGTCGAATGGCTGGCCGATAGCCAACAACTGAATCGCCGAATCGACGCTGCACAGGTACAGGGCCGTGATCAGTATTTCCAGCTCACGGGCTTGATCGGCCAAGGCACAGACGATGATCTGTCGCGGTTGCATGACACGCACCAACAGCAATCGTTGCAACACCCTGGAGCGCAGAAAACCGTCGAGAAAAAGCCATTCACTGGCTTGCCCGAACGTTTCATGGCGTTGAAGCAAATGTTTCCAGACCACCAGCAAAATGTCCTGGAATACGACCGTCAGGGGATAGCTGGAAAAAATCTGCCCATAGACGTGCTCCAGTTGCACCTCGTCAAAGGCCGTGACCGCCGCCTGGACTTGCTGCTGCCACTGGATGTAGTCGGCCTGAACAAGATCCTTGGGGATTAGATGCGACAAGACCTGAAGAGGCTCGCTCTTGGCCAGTATCTTGCCGACCTTGCTGACGGCGACGCCGCGATCGATCCAGTCCAGGATGCTGCGAACTTTCTCGATATCGGCCATCGAGTACAGCCGATGCCCGCTTTCGGTGCGCGTGGGCTGGATCAACCCGTACCGTCGCTCCCAAGCGCGCAACGTGACCGGGTTTATCCCCGTCAGGCGCGCCACCTCACGAATAGGAAAGAGATCCTCCCGCTGAAGGGAAAGATCCGCCTGTGAGGCAGAGCCAACGTCAGTCAGTACAGGCATTGATAGTCGACGTCCGCGTTAAAATTGGATCCCATTCTAACTCTCCTGCCCTGTCACTATTCAACTCATTAATAAACGACGAATGTCATTGGTGTCATCCACACAATCAGGAATAATCCTTGCTTGTCTCAAGACGCAGCCCATCACCCCGGCGCTGCGCCTGGCGAAACTCCTATCCGGAGGGCCGCGATCGTTATACGGAGATACACAATGTCTACTTCCCCCGTCACCTTGATGGTTGCACGCCGCGTCGCCGATGGACGTTATCAGGACCTGATGGTCTGGTTGCGCGAAGGCGAACAACTGGCGACTGACTTTCCCGGTTACCTCGGCTCTGGCGTGCTCGCTCCGCCACCCGACGATAACGAATTCCAGATCATTTTCCGCTTTGCCAACGAGCACACCCTGCACGCCTGGGGCATTCTGCTTCGCGCACGGCATGGCTGGCACGTGGCAGCGATTTGTTTGCGCACCCTAAAGAGCATCGCGTCAGCGGCATCGAAGGCTGGTTCGGCGC
This genomic window contains:
- a CDS encoding LysR family transcriptional regulator, giving the protein MEFKQLRSFVEVMHQGGFTQAAKTLHLSQSAVSKQVAQLEQSLGTPLLERLGSQLRLTAAGSVVLQRAEGMLRLRNELLSELDDLSQLARGELRLGLPLLGSDALFAELFAEYRRRYPNISIQLLEGGSLNIEQAVLSGELELGGSLLPKDPQFAFQPFCDEPLDALLPADHPLATKTVIGLEELADTPFLLYQRSFVLNDRLLQACHQLGFTPKEGGRSGQADFLAALVAAGQGVVLLPSVVARGLVRPGVVRLTLKAPSYLRWDIAFIWREGAYLSKAAQAWLALLRERPVSSAAR
- a CDS encoding flavodoxin, with amino-acid sequence MKVAIISGSVYGTAEEVARHAAAILNAAGFETWHNPRATIAEVQAFGPQAFLAVTSTTGMGELPDNLQPLYSTIRDQLPAAWRGLPGAVIGLGDASYGDTFCGGGEQMRELFSELGVREVLPMLRLDASESVTPETDAEPWLAEFVSALRS
- a CDS encoding MerR family transcriptional regulator codes for the protein MPVLTDVGSASQADLSLQREDLFPIREVARLTGINPVTLRAWERRYGLIQPTRTESGHRLYSMADIEKVRSILDWIDRGVAVSKVGKILAKSEPLQVLSHLIPKDLVQADYIQWQQQVQAAVTAFDEVQLEHVYGQIFSSYPLTVVFQDILLVVWKHLLQRHETFGQASEWLFLDGFLRSRVLQRLLLVRVMQPRQIIVCALADQARELEILITALYLCSVDSAIQLLAIGQPFDELALVCQRIKPKALVLVSNHAPAAELPRRLNRLAMSLDCQLLLAGDASDLAQESLAGSSIGCLGNEGTVMRQRMKQFLAGNLDT